Genomic DNA from Solanum pennellii chromosome 3, SPENNV200:
AATTTGAGAAAGATGATATGAGAGTTCTATGCTTGCCCGAGATGAATCCCAAGGACATTATGCACAAGGAGTTGAGAGTATTTTTGGAGGAAGAGCAGAAAGCATACGAGGCTAGACTATCTCTAAATGGAGGACAAGAGAGGGAAACTCACAGAATCAGCATAGGAATCCCCTCTGATCGCAGTAACAACACTAATCTGCAGGTGAAGGATGAGGATCCAACAGATCAGAAGGTTCAAAATATAGAGatacaagaagaagaagaagatgagatAACATGCAACCGTGGGTTTCCCACTTTTCATGAAACTGAAAGACAGGAGGAGGACGAAGAGAGCAGACAGCAGCGTGGGAAAGGAAATGTTGAAAAATGGCTTCAGTTGCTTTTGGATAACTCTGAAGAACCAACCGACTTTGGTATCAAGACTGCTGAGGAGAATGATAGTGGTAAGAGAACTCTTAATGCAGAAAAAGATGAAACTAATGAGATCGATGGCACGATAACAAAGCTGAATATCAAGTACCCACAAAAGGAGATGAAGATatctgaatctgaggatgcagAAATAGCTGGGGATGTGAAACTGCCACAGAAGGtgcaaaatgaaaaagaagatgTCCATCaggaagaagaaacaaaaagagaGGAAGTTGTTCAAATGTCAGCCAGGAAATCATTCTCAAACAGAGGTAATGGGAAAAGGGAAGTAAGAACTGAACTTAAGGGTCAAAATTTACTATGCAGGAATCCTCCTCCCTACAGTTTAATTCCAGAAAGGAGGGCCAGTGATGTAGGTTCTGCTTCTAAGGGAGTAGGGAGATCTAGCAGCTGCGAAAGGACTGCAAGGAAGAGCGAAAAGGATAAGGAAAGAGAACTATTGAGGTCTGACAGTGTTAGGTTGTTTAGGCGTATCCCATCCTCACCATCTCTCCTCTTGAGTGGCATGAAAAAGAGAGTGGATTGCATGAGGAAGAAGCCATCAGTCGTTGGTGATGATAGCGATGAAAGTCTGGTAGGAGGTAATATGGGCTTCATAAAATCATCCATCAAAACAATCAAGAGAGCAGTGAAGATGTAGGTTTGGATATAGAACTAAATTTTCGTGTGTGAATGGTGCTTTGTGTGAATTCTTTATACAAATAGTGTACTCTTTTATTCTTTTGAAGGATTTGTAATAACAGCTTGTTGTTTGGCATAAAGATTTCTAATGAAGTGACTATATTGAATTTCCTTGGGAATATGGAAGATGACATGTCCGGTTATGCTTTTTTCCAAGGCAAAATCAGATTGTGCAGAAAAATAAGAGGAAAGATTTCTCGCCACAACTCTTTCTGTcaacaattttaaaatgaatagcGGTTTGCTGGTCAGtgaaaacattaacaacaaataaTTACATGACCTCAATGCTTTACTGTTGATCCATTGAGATCAGATACCACAGAGCTAACCAATAGTCTTTATGCACATCCATTATGTAGTGTGAACTTACCTTTTCTTAActtaaattaactttttttcagCAGACAATACAGAACATCTTTCTCCTTCGTACATTATATTTGAAGAAAGATTTGGAACAGGTTTATGAGAAACCAATGTTTGTTTTCATGACCCTTCAGGTTCATGCAGTTCTACAAATACTATAATCTAGCCAAGCCTCCCAGCTCTATGAGCACCAAAATCATACCACCACCAAGATATACAAGTTTCTAAAACCACTTTGCTAAAGTAACCAAGAACTAGCCCCTATCTTCAAGTATGGGAGAAAGGTATGTGCTATATACAGTAAATCAGGCATCTCTATGTTGAGTATCACAAAATTGTCTTCGACATTGTAAACATTTCACAATATTCTAGCTTGCGAGAGCATTACCACAGGGGAAACAAACATTCCTGCTGAAGGGCAGTTGATGTTGTCTGCAGAAGAAACAGACGGTGCAGTGCCGCGCTGTGGATGAGATTTCATCTGGGATAGCAACCTAGAGGTGTGTTGGGTACCCAGGAGCTCGTCAGCTTACATCCTGAATATAAACACCTGGCTTTGCCCATCACAATGAACAGATTCTACTTTGCCACTTATGATTCGATTCCTTCTGGTTATGAATTTCAAGTTTCTCCCAAATAATTTTCATCCCCACATGTGCATCTTCCATCCTTAAAATGATGGAATTGCTCAGTATCTCTAACTGCAATCTCCCTCCGAACAACCTCAGAGATAAACTTGATTGTGTCGTGACAGCTCTTGCACATATAAAGATTCTTTGTAACCCAAATAGGCGTCCCTGGAGCTGTATTTATAAGACCAAATCCAATAGCTAGTCTCTCACTGTGTCCACAAAAGATCTCGGCTTTTGAGTTTTTAACTTCATTTACTGTATGTCTCTCTGATTTACTACGACGTGCTGCCtccattttttcataaaatccTTCTAGAACTGCATTAATCTCCTTCCTTTGGGGATGTAAGTTATCACCACTAAGAAATGCATGTACATTTCCCTTTACTTCTATCCAGCTGCAACCAGGATCAATAGTCAGTCCTTTTTCTATCATAAACTTCCTTAATCTTACAACTTCATCCCATCTACCATTGTCAGAATAGAAGTTGCAGAGGAGTACATAATATCCCACACCTCTCTCATCTGTTTCAAGGATGTGTCTAGCTGCTAGTTCTCCAAGTTCAACCTGCCTGTGGATCCTACACGCATTTAATAAAGCCCCCCAGATAGCGGAATCGGGTTTCACAGGCAATGATAGAATAAAATCATAAGCATCTTCCACAAAACCTGCACGGCCTAGCAGATCAACCACACAAGCATAATGCTTCAGATTGGGAACAATACAGTATTTACTCTCCATGCTATTCAAATAATCAAGGCCTTCAGTCACCAACCCAGATCTACTACAAGCACGTAACAGAGAAATGAAAGTAATTTCGTCTGGCTTTACTCTTGAACTTATCATTCCATCAAAAAGCTCGATTGCAAGTGCACCTAGCCCTCGCTGAGCATAGCCAGTCAGCAAGATATTCCAAGCAGTAACATCCTCTTTCTGCATATTAAACAGATTCAGTGCTGGGGCCATCCTTCCACACCTCACGTAGAAATCAAGGAGTGCATTGGGTAAAAAACCATGAAATTCCATTCCATTTCTCAATACATATGCATGTATTTCTTTACCACACATCAGTGCACCGATTCTAGAACATGCAGAGAGGACAGACATTAAGGTAACAGAATTGGGATCCTGATGGCGTTTCatttctctaaaaaaatttaaagcttCCAAACTGCGATTATTTATCCTAAGACCAAGAATGATAGAAGTCCAAGATATGACATTTTTATCCGGTATCCTGTGAAAAATTTCCAATGCCTTGTCAATACAGTTGCACTTCGAAAACAAGTCGATCAGAGTGTTTGAGACAATCACGTATGCTATAAGTCCTCTTCTTTCGGCTAGATGTTGAAGCTTAACACCCATTTCTAGAAGGCCTAATGACGTACAGGCAGATAGAACAGAAGCAATAGTAATTTCATCCGGCATGACACCTTCTAGCTCCATCATTTTGTACGTTTTAAGGGCCTTCTCAGGAAACCCATTACTCTCATAACCCGAGATCATTGCAGTCCATGAAACTACATCTTTACATTGTATCCTATCAAAGATCTTTTCTGCTTCCTCCCAGCTCCCAATAGCTGAATAAAGTTGAATGAGAGAGTTATGAGCCGAAACATCACTATAAAATTCCATTCTTGACACATACCCGTGAAGTGCTCTCCCTAACCTGTCATCCCCAAGAGCCTCACAAGCTGAAATCACACTTGTCATGGTCATCAAATCCGGAAGAAAACCAAATTCCCGCATTGAGGAGAACAAGACTAACCCCTCCAAAAACTCACCATTCTCAAAGTAACCCGAAATCATAGCATTCCAAGAAATTCTATCTCTCTTAGACATTCCATCAAACAGCACTCTTGCACTGCAAACATCACCACACTTAACATACATTGTAATCAATGCATTAACGACATCGATTTCCGAATCATAGCTAAAACGTATTACATGAGCATGTATCTCCCTACCCATTCTCCAATCAGGCAAACCCCCACAAGTCCTCAAGACACAAGGAAAAGTATAGACATCAGGCCTAATTCCAACCCACAACATCCGTTGATACAAATCCAAAGCCTCATCAAAATACCCATTTTTCGCATACCCACCAATCAAAACATTCCAAGAGAACACATCCCTTTCCTCCATTTTCCCAAAAACATACCAAGCATCACCCAAATTCCCCAACCTGACAAACATACTCAGCAAGGCATTTCCAAGCCTCAAGCTCAACTGGGTCATACAGTTGAGTATGCAAGAAAATACTTCACACGCCTCATTCGATGCTCTCTTGAATTCACAAAGCCTAGCTAAAGTAACAAAAGTGTCTTCTTCTATGGTGCCATGAAGGTCCTTTATTGACTTCAAGAACACTATTGCTTGTTCCAGCTGGTTGTGGAAGCATAATTGGATAAGATGGGAATTTGGGTCAGTGGTGGGAGTAGAGGTGGAAGAGGAACTAAGGATAGAATTTTGGTGGGGGTTTTTAAGGGAAAAAAGATGGGATTTTTGGAAGATATGAGAgaaatttagagatttagaAGAATGGAGTTTAGAGAATTGAGGGTTCTGGGGGTCTAAAGGGAGAGATATAGTTGGGGTTTTAGCAGAGACCGCCGCCATATTGGGAGGTGTAGTAGAGAAGGAGCATGTCGGATTTTATTTTTCCGGCGGGGTTTTAGGAGAATGTTTAAACGGCTATCAAACACCAGGGGTTTAGCCGATAAGAGATACTTTGAATATCCCCATACGACGCCGTTAAGTATTTGTTCTATTTTAGCCAACTATAGTCTATCAAATAATTTGTTGCTTTTCCCTCTCTTTGTATATAGTGCTTGGAAATGTTAGACAAAGTAAAATCTTATTTGCACTCGATGATTACCTCAAATTATATTACTTATATGATTGACCTTGCTGCTTACGATGATCCTCTGGGTTCAACAAATTAATAAAGATATGATCGTATTTGGGTAGAAATGATAATCTTCCTTCAAGTCCGTCATACTATATTAAATAAGCAAaacaatcaataattattttctcccCTGTCGATAAATAGCAGGTAGCTTTCAAACTCAAGCTATTTGAAATTGCATTGctaatttttctttgtttttaataGAATAGTATTTCTTGTCCCCTATCAAATAAAGTAGAGAAAGAACACAAAGCGAGATTTATCTAATTAATAAACTAGCTTCATTAAGAATTTGTTCAACCTTCTATAACGACTTTCGAAccatttcattcattattctCTTCTCAATCTCTCTTCTAGAGAAGGAAAGAGGGGACAAATGATTGATAAGTCTAATGTAGAATGAATGTTAGAAATAGCCCTTTCAAAGAGTGGAGATATTTTCCCCTTTTGACAAAAGAACAAAttcagataaataaattaaatataagatACAAAGTcctcttttttttgttcttttttcatGAGACAGGAAGTACAAGATAGAAAgatattaaaataactaaagCTTATTATATGAATCTTAATTAGTTGTTCTAGTACTTTTGCATTGACTGATAACCTGCACGTATTCCAAATTGAACaccaatttttttctcatcAGGACAAAGATTTCCTCCATTTGTTAGGTGTTCTGCCTCTAACAAGCCTAGTCTTCATATCCCCTGGTGTTTGTCTTCCCACATCAGTTTCTCTATCAATTTCTCCAATTTTATCAACCTTATTCACTAAAGAAGGCACAATTATCTTTTTCCAACCAAACAAACCACTTCCTCTTTTCTTCTCTAACAACTTCTCAATTTGTGATTGCATTGTCATACACTGACTCTGTAGCCTCAGGACATCTTCTTTTAACCTCTTTATCTCCATTTGCTGAGCGTTCATTTCGCGCTTTGACATACACCGAGCTGGAGGCTCAATTAGTCCTAGTTGATTGGGACTTCGCGCTCCGCTTACAAAAGAACCACTCCAATCAATTTGATGCCTGTTAACCTTTGTTTGTTCGGATAACAACAATTGAATTACTGCCCGTACTGGTAAACGTTCGTTTTGTGCTGCGTGTAGAGATGCCTCTAGCGATAGCTTTCTGCTGTCAATCAATCTACATAgagtttttctttcttgttttgacACCCCGGGATGTGTCTGCCATATTTTCATGGGTTAgcgttaaatatttttttttgaaaagaatatCACATTTGACACACAACAGTATCAAACAAATTATAGTCCGCTACATGAATTTTCATTCTTCACTAACCTCATTTTAAAGAGTTACtataattaaaattcaacaaGTTTTTGACTTACTTTGAGGTAGGTATCAATGGCTCTGTACAAGCCATCATCTGTAGAACGAGCATGAGCAGGAAGTGCATCAGCAAGTCCAAAAAACTCCGACCATGTCAAATTAGCATCAACAGCAGCTTCAGCTAAGTAATTATCGACAAGTTTAGCAACTTTAATTAAAGCAGATCCACTTCTTACACTTTCATCCAAATTCATAAACCTCTTAACCAACCTAAGAACAAGTTCAACATCCAATAATGTCCCACACGTATGAACAAATGATGGAATCAATAACTCCTTCAATGTAGCCTGATCCAATTGCCATGATATCCTTTTCTCCAAATCAACCCGGTAACTTGGCTCGACCCGAACCATATTCGCTACCCGAAGCAACCGTAAGAGGAAATTGCACGGAATCGAATCCTTCTCCGGCGGGAGAATTCCCACTAATGTTTCCACGAAAAACCTCTTCTTCATCCATATCGCTGTTACACTTTCCGGTGAGTCCTCAAAATCTTTCTGGCTGATAAAAACATCTGAACCTATCAATTAAAAATTCGGATAGTCAACTAACTGAGCTACTAagatatgtataaaaaaaaagaatttatataaataCCTTCGTCATTAGAAAGGTCAGGGAGCCATTTAGAAGCGTAGTGAGTAATAATTGAGCCAATGAGTTCAGGACGGACACCTTTTGCTTTAATACCGGAAAGTGTCTTGACAAAGTAGTCCATGTCGAGGATACATGTGTCGTCGAACCAACATTCGGCCGAGAAATGCGTGGATTTGCCGGAAAGATTAACGGATTCTGGTGacaatttcatcatttttggaGTTTGTGTGAATATACACACACTAGCTAGAGTAATTCATATAgatgaaagaaaatttatgGCCATTGATGTTTTTTTCCCTCTCTTGTTGTTACGTGAGATTTATTACCTCAAGTGGATAAAAAAATGTTAGGAGCGACAGCACCACATAATGTTTGACAACATTGTTTTTATCTGTTGATGACAATAATACCCTTTGATGGAGCTTGTAAGTTATGTAGTAGATTAAATCccgtgtttattttttttttagcttcccTCGTTCTTTTTATTAAACACTAGTCTTTGctcacgtgcaacgcacgtgtaccctattaattaatattccatttttttaaatgacacaagtataaaatatataaatgaggcataaagtagattttttagaaaaataatcataaatttaaaacaatgaaGGGTGATATGTATACTCCAAATTTTGTGAATCAATTGAAACATCAAGTAATATTACCCTATTATCAAATATAGATATGAGAACCATATATTTATTCACTGGTCATTTGTATTACATACACTTGTATTACATATATGCAtgacttttcaatttttcaatttaattggtACCATAAAAGTGGCATTACTACGATGACTTTTTGAAAGTTAATGTCTCTATGATCCTATACTATGTGTTGACAGTAATAACTACATTTCttaaaggatgaaaaaattCGTCAAAGAACcaacaaaaattgaaatctcaaggtaaaaaatagaaaactatcACATAACGTATAAAATTGAGCAATACCTCGAgaatacatttcaaaattactaaaaatagtcaaaaaataaatataaaaaaaattcaatgataCAACATATTAACAAGAccacacaaataaaataataactgtGTAAACTTCTTCTAGTCTAGATTGAAACCACAATGAGGCTAAGCATATCAAATACcataaaaccaataaaaaagttaatattcaaagaatatatcaaaatctaatattaaaaaagaagaatcaAAAACACATAACACTAAAAAGATCATGCAAAATTAACAAATTGTATTACAGATTCTTAGCACAATTTGATGAAAACAAGATcaaaaacttaaagaaaatatattaaaatacaataaacaaaatcaagattaaataaataaaataataaaaagaaaaaacataaagatTCAATATGAATGAAATTATCTTTAGTAATACTACTTCTTGAATATCTTTTCTCTATTAACAACAAAAggtgataaaaaataatcatgacACAGTTCCAAgtcaaaattaaattgattttttataaagaaGAATTGATATACacatttattaatgaaaatacaACTTTAGTCTTTCCTCTTCATTGTAACTGATATACACATTTATTAAGGAAAATACAACTTTTGGTCTTTCCTCTTCATTGTAGCTATTTCCCAAAAGAATTTGAACCATTGTGTCTAGAggcatgaatttaaataaaaaaatattatttaatattaaattaattatatattaatatttatttagtttagagataaaataaaggtaaaatagtaatttaacttttaagttgggagcttcccacttataataatatatgataatgatgtgaATTGAGTTTGTTGTATATAGTATACAACGTCATGCCATTTCGTTTCGAGCTTGTAAGCATAATCTTTGAGGAAGTTGTAATCGAcacatgacaataataataataataaaggtaAAAGGAGTGTCCGATCAACAAAtatcatgttttaaatttataattttacaagTATGTTGAATTCAATACTGAAAACTTCTAAAAGTTAATAACACGTTaattttaaattctgaattAGCTTCGACCTGAGTTTTTTTAGTGGTTAGATGTAGTTGTTGACCGTTTGTGGCTTGAACATGAGTGTGGTGGGAAGAGGAGGGATAGGAAAAAGGATAAAGGGGGAAGGTGTGGGGGAGTAGGGAAGACAAATTAAAATGACAAGTGTAAGTCATTTTCCTTTCTCATGTGGAGTATTATGAATTTTGTTCTCTATTCAGCAGAGAAACAGCCATGATGTGTCACTATATACTCAACGGAATATTAgcattaattttactttgtctTCCTTCCTTTTCATTTCCATCCCATTAATTGCTCTGCCCACACCCTTGGCTTCTAAGtttgtttctctctcttttgcTTGCTGGAAATTTGGCTATCATGTGCTGAGAAAGAGTACAATTTACGTAGTGTTGTGACCAACGGTCGGAACGGGTTAAACTGAATTTAGGCAGATGATATAAGTTATAGTTGTGAGTTGTGACCGTTCAATACTACCAAATTTTAATTGGTATGCTTGTATTTCTTATCATTGGTTTAATTACAatataaaactatataataagaaaaaaagtcaTTTTGTTGTGGCTAATGGAAATCAAAGAGAAATATCTTTTGTAAGGTTTCTCATAGTTAACAAAAAATAACTCAATATTCAAATGGGGCTAAATGAGAGGATCAAAGGACCATTTGCACTTTTGTCCCTCGTGACAAACAAGTTTTTTATGCAAAGacataagtttatattttcaTAACCATAATATCACCAAGTTAAGTTATATCAAGGTATGACTTAGCCCACCTATGGATTGTCTCATTTCCAATTTGGGGTTAAAGTGTTGAAGCTTTTCTTTGTTAATGTGGATGAAAAAAAggtaatttttgaagaatcccattttaaaagtatttatatataatttaaacaaacAGTATGTGAAGTGTGGTGAAAAGGCAGGTGAGGGTGAAGATTAGGCGTGTAGGAGGGTGAAGACGAGGTGTGTTCGATAAGAAAGAACAGAGAAAATGCTTTCCGTGTTCGATTCGTTAATAGTCAGATTGAGCTGAAACTACTTGCTCTGGATGTTACTACTAAAAAGTTTTGTGTAGTTCATTTGAACAAGTTTCAGGTAATAGCATTTTCATATCATCTAATCAAAGAACTCAAAGAGAGCAATAAGATTACAACATCTTAGTCAGTACCATTCTTGTCTTCTATTTGTGTTTATTTCTATctagtaaaaaaagaaaatcctaCAACCAAGAAATTCTTGCAAACTTCATTCAATAGTTGAAACTGCTACCAACATACATAATTCTCCTGCTTTGCAGATGATGATGTTCAACAATGATATTACAGATTACTTGGGGAGGAGGATTCAGTTGAAGCACTGGCTGAGTCACCTCCCGTGGGATTCAGTGACGATGAGTCACTTGTAAGAGAACCATTACCACTTTCATCTTGTGACACAATAGGAATCTTCACCGCTGCTCTCTCCATTTCCTTCTCGATCTCTTCCTCACGACGCAGAGCAGTAAATTGGCCATCTAAAGACCTGGCTGCTGCCAACCATGCAAGGACAATTACTAGGAGCACACCTCCAAGGTAGGGAGTTGAGTTGGCAAGTGAACCAAAAGTCAAAATCATGAATTGCTGTATCAGGGCTCCTCCGGACTTTCCCAGTGGATTGCAGACAACATCAATAGCTGCCTTCCCTTTAACCTGTTAAAAGAAAATGACTGAGCTTAACTTTCAGGAAACAATTGAATGTGAAGTAACATCTCCGTTTAACAGTTATAGAAGTCCGGACAAGTACTTGTCAGTTACATGCAATATAAAAGGCTACGACTGTACATGTTTCATACATTCAATTCCTAGAAAGCACGGATATATTTATGCATAACCAATTTGGCACATCTGAGTTCTGATAGAAGCACTGATTCAATACAATTTTAAGACGCAATAAATTAGTATATACCTTGGTGTCCTCATCCAAAGGAATGTAGGCCATTTCTTTGCAAGGATCAAACAGACTGTACTTTGCACTCTTACTGAAAATGTTTTGCATTGCACCCACATAGACAGCTGCTAGAAGAGGAGTGAGCCCAAACTTAGCAAGGGTCGGGGCAAGGGGGTCACCAAACAAAATCAGGGAGAAGAATCCAACTCCAGTAAGAAGCAAGACTGTTGGTGTTATCTTAGCCGCTGTTCCCCAACCATATTTGTCAAAGATCCACTGACTTAACAGCATCATCGTAAAAGTAGCTATCCCAGTAGCAGTAGAGAAGTCACCCATGAAGGAAGAGTACTCATTCGGACTTGGGAACTGCAGAGTTAGCAAAGGGCGGAGTGTGAAAAAGATTCTTCAAGTTAAAATGAGAGGCAAACTAAGTTTAGCATATAAAAACGCATACCACCTAGTAAAAATGTACCTGAGCTTTGAGCTTCGATTTCCATGTAACCTCAACAAGGTTGATACTAATCCCATATGCTACGACTAATGTTGCAAGATCCCTGATATACTTTGAAGATGCTAAAATTTTCAAGCTCTCCATCGTGCTCAGGTTAGGCTTCTCCTGCAAAAATACATTTTTGTCAGAAAATGATAATAACAACAGCAAATGTGATCCTTAAATGTCAAAGTGGTTTACCTTCTTCTTCTTGCTACGGGTCGGTAGAGGAACATTGTGATTCACCCACCAGTAAATGAAACAGATAGCAACACCCATCCCCACTACAATGCTCATCATTGCTTTCAAGGAGACTGCCCAACCATCAACTCCAGGACCCAATGATTTTCTTAAATTCGAGAAGTACTTCACTGTACGGCCAGAGAAAATAAGAGCAACATTTGCTCCAAGTCCAAACAAAGGATAGAATCTTTTAGCCTCATCAACTGTAGTAATCTGCAAAATAAAATCATCGAAAATATTTAAAGGCAGCTTAATAACAGTGCTTTCTCAAATAATGCTCAAGCAGGGATACTGAAAACGCATAAATGATTTGACCAAGTTGATAACTGGCCATTCGAACAGCTGGAAAAGGAAAGTGCAAGTGATAGACTGAAACCTTAGCTCCAATTAGGCCAaagattttgaagttgaaacttgaaaatttgagtttttgaagTTGTAACATTTGGAACTTGAAGTTATCTTTGGAGATGCATTTTATTTGGgggaaaaaattgaacttttgtCAGTGGAAGTgaaatttctctaaaaaaaactGGTGCTACCGGTTTAGCACCAGTTTTTGGGAACTAGAAATATTTGAAGAttagattttcaaaaattttgatcaaatttcacGCCTAAACAGATGATTGaacataaattttcaaatctgATCCAAAATCTATGCCCAAATACTAGCTTAGTGAACTTTTGTCAGTCTCTCTACAATGAAGAGATAAAAATATAGACAGGACGCGAAACAATGACAAAGGAGTGCAACCGACATATTAGCAATTTATGAGCAAAATTGCAGGATAAACAGGAGAGTATCCCACCTTAAAGCTAGATCAACCTCTGAACtcccaaatgaaaaaaattattaaccaGCACATAAAAGCATAACCATGCACCCTTTCTAAACCCGTTTCGGGAGCCAATATCCATTACCAGAAAAACTACTGAAGGAAGACTGTTGTACATCTACTTGTACATTTGCCTGTTCCCAACATATCAGTTTAAAGAGAGCTCATATCAC
This window encodes:
- the LOC107012535 gene encoding pentatricopeptide repeat-containing protein At1g15510, chloroplastic, with the translated sequence MAAVSAKTPTISLPLDPQNPQFSKLHSSKSLNFSHIFQKSHLFSLKNPHQNSILSSSSTSTPTTDPNSHLIQLCFHNQLEQAIVFLKSIKDLHGTIEEDTFVTLARLCEFKRASNEACEVFSCILNCMTQLSLRLGNALLSMFVRLGNLGDAWYVFGKMEERDVFSWNVLIGGYAKNGYFDEALDLYQRMLWVGIRPDVYTFPCVLRTCGGLPDWRMGREIHAHVIRFSYDSEIDVVNALITMYVKCGDVCSARVLFDGMSKRDRISWNAMISGYFENGEFLEGLVLFSSMREFGFLPDLMTMTSVISACEALGDDRLGRALHGYVSRMEFYSDVSAHNSLIQLYSAIGSWEEAEKIFDRIQCKDVVSWTAMISGYESNGFPEKALKTYKMMELEGVMPDEITIASVLSACTSLGLLEMGVKLQHLAERRGLIAYVIVSNTLIDLFSKCNCIDKALEIFHRIPDKNVISWTSIILGLRINNRSLEALNFFREMKRHQDPNSVTLMSVLSACSRIGALMCGKEIHAYVLRNGMEFHGFLPNALLDFYVRCGRMAPALNLFNMQKEDVTAWNILLTGYAQRGLGALAIELFDGMISSRVKPDEITFISLLRACSRSGLVTEGLDYLNSMESKYCIVPNLKHYACVVDLLGRAGFVEDAYDFILSLPVKPDSAIWGALLNACRIHRQVELGELAARHILETDERGVGYYVLLCNFYSDNGRWDEVVRLRKFMIEKGLTIDPGCSWIEVKGNVHAFLSGDNLHPQRKEINAVLEGFYEKMEAARRSKSERHTVNEVKNSKAEIFCGHSERLAIGFGLINTAPGTPIWVTKNLYMCKSCHDTIKFISEVVRREIAVRDTEQFHHFKDGRCTCGDENYLGET
- the LOC107012309 gene encoding root phototropism protein 3-like isoform X3, which gives rise to MMKLSPESVNLSGKSTHFSAECWFDDTCILDMDYFVKTLSGIKAKGVRPELIGSIITHYASKWLPDLSNDEDVFISQKDFEDSPESVTAIWMKKRFFVETLVGILPPEKDSIPCNFLLRLLRVANMVRVEPSYRVDLEKRISWQLDQATLKELLIPSFVHTCGTLLDVELVLRLVKRFMNLDESVRSGSALIKVAKLVDNYLAEAAVDANLTWSEFFGLADALPAHARSTDDGLYRAIDTYLKTHPGVSKQERKTLCRLIDSRKLSLEASLHAAQNERLPVRAVIQLLLSEQTKVNRHQIDWSGSFVSGARSPNQLGLIEPPARCMSKREMNAQQMEIKRLKEDVLRLQSQCMTMQSQIEKLLEKKRGSGLFGWKKIIVPSLVNKVDKIGEIDRETDVGRQTPGDMKTRLVRGRTPNKWRKSLS
- the LOC107012309 gene encoding root phototropism protein 3-like isoform X2 translates to MMKLSPESVNLSGKSTHFSAECWFDDTCILDMDYFVKTLSGIKAKGVRPELIGSIITHYASKWLPDLSNDEGSDVFISQKDFEDSPESVTAIWMKKRFFVETLVGILPPEKDSIPCNFLLRLLRVANMVRVEPSYRVDLEKRISWQLDQATLKELLIPSFVHTCGTLLDVELVLRLVKRFMNLDESVRSGSALIKVAKLVDNYLAEAAVDANLTWSEFFGLADALPAHARSTDDGLYRAIDTYLKTHPGVSKQERKTLCRLIDSRKLSLEASLHAAQNERLPVRAVIQLLLSEQTKVNRHQIDWSGSFVSGARSPNQLGLIEPPARCMSKREMNAQQMEIKRLKEDVLRLQSQCMTMQSQIEKLLEKKRGSGLFGWKKIIVPSLVNKVDKIGEIDRETDVGRQTPGDMKTRLVRGRTPNKWRKSLS
- the LOC107012309 gene encoding root phototropism protein 3-like isoform X1; this translates as MMKLSPESVNLSGKSTHFSAECWFDDTCILDMDYFVKTLSGIKAKGVRPELIGSIITHYASKWLPDLSNDEGISDVFISQKDFEDSPESVTAIWMKKRFFVETLVGILPPEKDSIPCNFLLRLLRVANMVRVEPSYRVDLEKRISWQLDQATLKELLIPSFVHTCGTLLDVELVLRLVKRFMNLDESVRSGSALIKVAKLVDNYLAEAAVDANLTWSEFFGLADALPAHARSTDDGLYRAIDTYLKTHPGVSKQERKTLCRLIDSRKLSLEASLHAAQNERLPVRAVIQLLLSEQTKVNRHQIDWSGSFVSGARSPNQLGLIEPPARCMSKREMNAQQMEIKRLKEDVLRLQSQCMTMQSQIEKLLEKKRGSGLFGWKKIIVPSLVNKVDKIGEIDRETDVGRQTPGDMKTRLVRGRTPNKWRKSLS
- the LOC107014632 gene encoding plastidic ATP/ADP-transporter; amino-acid sequence: MEAVSQTKGLLSHPSKPIIRAFYPIPQGGLRHRFNSLKPKSLEGLSLSSDGFQKVQSFSTKPQLVGQKNRFFPICRAEAAAAADGEPVLEEKESPKFMGIEVVTLKKIIPLGAMFFCILFNYTILRDTKDVLVVTAKGSSAEIIPFLKTWVNLPMAVGFMLLYTKLANVLSKEALFYTVILPFIAFFGAFGFVLYPLSNYFHPTALADNLLNILGPRFLGPIAILRIWSFCLFYVMAELWGSVVISVLFWGFANQITTVDEAKRFYPLFGLGANVALIFSGRTVKYFSNLRKSLGPGVDGWAVSLKAMMSIVVGMGVAICFIYWWVNHNVPLPTRSKKKKEKPNLSTMESLKILASSKYIRDLATLVVAYGISINLVEVTWKSKLKAQFPSPNEYSSFMGDFSTATGIATFTMMLLSQWIFDKYGWGTAAKITPTVLLLTGVGFFSLILFGDPLAPTLAKFGLTPLLAAVYVGAMQNIFSKSAKYSLFDPCKEMAYIPLDEDTKVKGKAAIDVVCNPLGKSGGALIQQFMILTFGSLANSTPYLGGVLLVIVLAWLAAARSLDGQFTALRREEEIEKEMERAAVKIPIVSQDESGNGSLTSDSSSLNPTGGDSASASTESSSPSNL